In Fusobacterium sp. SYSU M8D902, the DNA window TTAAACTTAGCTATTACAGTGTCAGTTATCTCTTTTCTTAGCTCAGGTGTTATTGGGTGAACTATATCTTTATACTCCCCATCTGGCATCTTTCTAGACGGCATAGCTACAAACATTCCCTTTTGTCCATCAATAATTTTTAACCCGTGAATGACAAAACACTCGTCAAAAGTTACATCTGCATAAGCTTTTAACTTTAACTCATTTTCTCCCTTTACTGCTCTTAATCTTACGTCTGTAATCTTCATAGTTTCATGCACCTTCCCTTTTTTATGTAATCTTTATAAACTTCTGCAAAGATGTACTTCACAGTGTTGTAATTGCCCCTTTATAAATTCTACCATCTGTTTTCCATTTTTGGTAAACACATAATATGCACTTCCACTTCCTGACATAAAAAACTTCATATTAGGAATTCCCATAACTTTTTTTCTAAACTCTATTATATTTTCATCTTCAAGCAATAACCCCTGCTCTAAATGATTTTCAATACTTTTTTCTACCAGTGAGATATCATTATTTCTAAGTCCTGTTATTATATTATCTATGTTTGCATCTTTTTTATTATTGAGCATATACATATTTTTATAAGCCTTAGCTGTTGAAACTCCAAAATTTGGTTTAATAATAATTATATCGTCAGTGAGATTATTCTCAATCTCCTGAATGTCTTCTCCTATTCCTCTCACTCTACTAGCTCTATTTATTATAAAGAAAGGGATATCAGCACCTATACTCTTTCCTATCTCCAATAGTTTCGGTACTGGAAAAAAATTGTTGTGATAACGATTCAACTCTTTTAAGAAAAAAGCTCCATTAGAACTTCCTCCTCCCAATCCAGCTTCGTGGGGAATACACTTCTCTAAATGTACACTTATCTTTCTTCTATCTAAACCACTCTCTCTATAAAATCTATCATAAACCTTCCAAAGAATATTTCTCTCATCTGTTGGAATATCCTCTTTGTTTGTAGTAATCGTTAACTCTCCTACCTCATCAAATATCTCTCCACTCAATCTATCTGATAAAGAGATTGGTAACATAACCATATCTAAAAGATGATACCCATTTGGTAAAACCCCAGTTACATTAAGTCCTACATTTATCTTAGCATTCGATTCTAAAGAAAAAACCATTAAAAAATATCCTCCTCACCATCTATATCCACAGTAATTCCTCTACTTTCTAATACATTAATAAGCTCTGATGTTCTCTCCTTGGCCACATTTCCAGTAGGAACTTCCAATATCTCAAATTTAAAATATTTGTTAAAATACTCCAGTTCCAATATCTGTCCGACTTTTACCTCAGTACTAGCCTTAGCAACCTTTCCATTCAATTTTGCTTTTCCACCATCTACAACTATCTTAGCTATAGGTCTTCTCTTTATTATTCTACTAACCTTTAAAAATTTATCTAATCTCATACTCACTCCTCTTTATACTATATATACTACATTTTTTTTATAAGTCAATCTCTTTTTTTGCTTCATTCCAAAAATTTTCTAGCTCATCTAGCTTAGCTTTCTTAACATCACACTTCTCCTCTACATATCTAAATCTTCTATCAAATTTCTTGATTGTTTTTTCTAGAGCTTCTGTGGCATCAATATCTAAAAATCTAGCAATATTTACTACTGAAAATAGTACATCTCCCAACTCTTCCTCAATATTCTTTCTATCTTTTTTTGAGATCTCAACTTTTAACTCATCTATCTCTTCATATAACTTCTCTATAACTTGATCTATATTTTCCCAATCAAATCCAACTTTACTAGCTTTTTTCTGAATTTTTTGTGCCTTAGATAGTGCTGGTAAATACTTAGGCACACCGTCAAGAGCTGATTTTCTATTCTCATGTAACTTCTCAGTTTTCTTTATCTCATCCCAATTTACCAAAACTTCATCAGTTGTTATCCCCTCATCTCTCTTCTTAAATACATGGGGGTGTCTTCTTATTAATTTTTCATTTATCTCATAAGCCACATCTTCAATATTGAATTTACCCTCATCTTCACAGATATCAGCTTGGAATACTAGATTCATTAAGACATCTCCCAATTCACCTTTATGCTCCTCTACATCTCCTTCCATAGCCTCTAAAAGTTCTGCTACTTCCTCTCTTAAACATGGTTTTAAACTTTCTAAAGTTTGTTCTCGATCCCAAGGGCAACCATTTTCCCCTCTCAATACTTTAATTATTTGAACAAGTCTTTCAAACTCTTTCATTTTCATCTCCTGCTCCTTCATAAATATTTATAAACTCTTCAATACTTCCATTATAATCCAATGTTTCTGTAGTTTTTTTATACTCTACAACTCTCTTTTGTATCAAGTTTAACAAAACTTCAAATTTAACTCTCTCATTATAGAATCTTATCTCACATTGATTTTTTCCCTTTATCTCTCTAGCATATTTTATTCCTAATTTTCTAGCTCTTAATTTTAAAGCTAGATACTTAAACAATCCCTGTGCTTCAACTGGCATCTTTCCAAATCTATCCTCTAGCTCCTCAGCTAAAATTTTTAATTCACTTATATTCCTACTCTCTGAAATTCTTCTATAAACTCTAACTTTCTCGTTCTTATCTATATACTCATTTGGAATAAAGGCTGGATAATTAACTTTAATCTCAATATCATCAAGCCCATCTTCAAACTCTCCCTTTATCTTAGCAATCTCATCTTGTAACATCTTCATATATAGAGTGTAGCCAAAAGTTTCCAAAGCTCCATGTTGCTTCTCTCCTAATATCTCTCCTGCCCCTCTTATCTTCATATCTTCCATTGAGAGCTGTAGTCCTCCTCCACCTATCTCCTCTAGATTTTTTATGGATTCCTCTCTCTCTTTAGCTTTCTTTCCTACATATTCCTTAGTTAAAATATAACAATAACCCTGTCTATTTCCTCTTCCAATTCTTCCTCTCAACTGATATATTTGAGATAATCCCAATTTATCCATTCTATCAATTATCATTGTATTGGCATTCTCAATATCAATTCCATTTTCTATTATTGTAGTTGCTAGTAATATATCTAGCTCTCCATTTTCAAAATCTTTGATCTTATCTTTTATCTCTTTAGGTAACATCTGTCCATGGACATAACCTATTTTTAAATAATCTGGTAGTATCTTGCTCAGCTCTTCAGCCTTCTTCTCTATTCCTTTTACAAAGTTATAGATATAGAATACCTGTCCCTCTCTTGCTATCTCCTTCATTATAATATCTTTTATATTGGCAGTTGAACCCTCTATAAAATTAGTTACTATAGGTTTTCTTCCCACTGGAGGAGTATCTATTACTGAAAGATCTCTTATTCCCAACAGAGATAGGTTTAATGTTCTTGGGATTGGAGTAGCTGTTAAAGTGAGCATATCCACACTATATCTTACTTTTTTTAGCTTCTCTTTAGCTTTAACTCCAAATTTTTGCTCTTCATCTATTATTATTAAGCCCAAATCTCTAAATTTTACATCTTTTGATAAAAGTCTATGCGTTCCTATGATTATATCAACTGCTCCACTCTTAATGTTTTTTAATGTTTGTCTCTGCTCTTTAGATGTTGATAATCTACTTAATAATTCAATAGTTACAGGGTAATTTTTCATTCTTTCACTAAATCTCTCATA includes these proteins:
- the spoVG gene encoding septation regulator SpoVG, encoding MKITDVRLRAVKGENELKLKAYADVTFDECFVIHGLKIIDGQKGMFVAMPSRKMPDGEYKDIVHPITPELRKEITDTVIAKFNEAKPEEITEE
- the ispE gene encoding 4-(cytidine 5'-diphospho)-2-C-methyl-D-erythritol kinase — translated: MVFSLESNAKINVGLNVTGVLPNGYHLLDMVMLPISLSDRLSGEIFDEVGELTITTNKEDIPTDERNILWKVYDRFYRESGLDRRKISVHLEKCIPHEAGLGGGSSNGAFFLKELNRYHNNFFPVPKLLEIGKSIGADIPFFIINRASRVRGIGEDIQEIENNLTDDIIIIKPNFGVSTAKAYKNMYMLNNKKDANIDNIITGLRNNDISLVEKSIENHLEQGLLLEDENIIEFRKKVMGIPNMKFFMSGSGSAYYVFTKNGKQMVEFIKGQLQHCEVHLCRSL
- a CDS encoding RNA-binding S4 domain-containing protein, giving the protein MRLDKFLKVSRIIKRRPIAKIVVDGGKAKLNGKVAKASTEVKVGQILELEYFNKYFKFEILEVPTGNVAKERTSELINVLESRGITVDIDGEEDIF
- the mazG gene encoding nucleoside triphosphate pyrophosphohydrolase, whose product is MKEFERLVQIIKVLRGENGCPWDREQTLESLKPCLREEVAELLEAMEGDVEEHKGELGDVLMNLVFQADICEDEGKFNIEDVAYEINEKLIRRHPHVFKKRDEGITTDEVLVNWDEIKKTEKLHENRKSALDGVPKYLPALSKAQKIQKKASKVGFDWENIDQVIEKLYEEIDELKVEISKKDRKNIEEELGDVLFSVVNIARFLDIDATEALEKTIKKFDRRFRYVEEKCDVKKAKLDELENFWNEAKKEIDL